One region of Alcanivorax sediminis genomic DNA includes:
- the ihfA gene encoding integration host factor subunit alpha produces MGALTKADMAERLFEELGLNKREAKEMVEMFFEEIRHSLENNIPVKLSGFGNFDLRDKSERPGRNPKTGEEIPITARRVVTFRPGQKLKQRVEAYAGTKS; encoded by the coding sequence ATGGGAGCGCTGACCAAAGCGGACATGGCCGAGCGCCTGTTCGAAGAGCTTGGCCTTAACAAGCGCGAAGCGAAGGAAATGGTGGAAATGTTCTTCGAGGAGATCCGCCATTCCCTTGAAAACAACATTCCCGTGAAACTCTCAGGCTTCGGTAATTTTGATCTCAGAGACAAAAGCGAACGGCCCGGACGTAACCCGAAAACCGGAGAGGAAATCCCAATCACGGCGCGTCGGGTGGTGACATTTCGTCCAGGACAAAAATTAAAACAACGGGTTGAGGCCTATGCTGGAACCAAGTCATAA
- the pheT gene encoding phenylalanine--tRNA ligase subunit beta has protein sequence MLVNEAWLREWVNPAVDTDTLVKQLTMAGLEVDGVEPAAPEFSGVVVGIVESCEPHPDADKLRVCQVSNGTNTTQVVCGASNVRPGLKIPFAQVGAELPGDFKIKKAKLRGVESNGMLCGASELGLEDLIDGLMELPEDAPVGKSFREYLQLDDAVIEVDLTPNRADCLSVRGIARELGVMNQCPITEVAISKVAPAIDDTLTVTLADSEACPRYLGRVIKGVNVKAESPLWMIERLRRAGLRTIDPIVDVTNYVLLELGQPLHAFDLAKLNGGITVRKASAEEKLVTLDEQELTLRDDTLVIADDKDTLALAGVMGGKASSVTDSTQDIFLECAFFAPLAIAGKARSYGLHTDSSHRFERGVDPQLQNDAIERATALILEIAGGQAGPVTEAVDENKLPRQAEITLHAERIEGLLGMGLPATQVEDILSRLGMEVSTQASGKEWVVLAPSWRFDMEIEQDLIEELARIYGYEKLPSRVPAGSPSGETVGEHVVALRRLSDTLIDRGYLEAITYTFVEPGLLKQVEPRFEPLPLLNPISSDLGVMRTTLLAGLFSTARHNLNRQADRLRLFETGLRFVPGEAGLEQTPMIAGLVFGSAQPQNWEGKRPVDFFDLKGDVEALLTLSDAADFTFTAGEHPALHPGQTAALKRGDEVVGYLGRIHPRLASDLDLPANLYAFELASAPLQQGVLPKFVGVSDQPRMRRDLAFVVDDSVPAGELVAAARSACDERLTDVRIFDIYQGDSIGKNRKSLALGLTFQDRSRTLKDQEVNDLVDTVVSQLKQQFNAALRD, from the coding sequence CCAACGGCACCAACACCACTCAGGTTGTATGTGGTGCCAGCAATGTGCGTCCTGGCCTGAAAATCCCCTTCGCCCAGGTAGGGGCCGAGCTGCCTGGTGACTTCAAGATCAAGAAAGCCAAGCTGCGTGGCGTTGAATCCAACGGCATGCTGTGTGGCGCCTCCGAGCTGGGCCTGGAAGACCTGATCGATGGTCTGATGGAGCTTCCGGAAGACGCGCCGGTGGGCAAGAGCTTCCGTGAGTACCTGCAGCTGGATGATGCGGTGATTGAGGTGGACCTGACCCCCAACCGCGCTGACTGCTTGAGTGTGCGCGGTATTGCCCGCGAGCTGGGTGTGATGAACCAGTGCCCGATCACGGAAGTGGCCATCAGCAAGGTGGCCCCGGCCATTGACGATACCCTGACCGTGACCCTGGCTGACAGCGAGGCCTGTCCCCGCTATCTGGGCCGTGTCATCAAGGGCGTTAACGTAAAGGCCGAGTCCCCGTTGTGGATGATTGAGCGTCTGCGCCGTGCAGGCCTGCGCACCATCGACCCCATCGTTGATGTGACCAACTATGTGCTGCTGGAGCTGGGTCAGCCCCTGCATGCCTTCGATCTGGCCAAGCTGAACGGTGGGATCACCGTGCGCAAGGCCAGCGCTGAAGAGAAGCTGGTTACCCTGGACGAGCAGGAACTGACCCTGCGCGACGACACCCTCGTCATCGCCGATGACAAGGACACACTGGCGCTGGCAGGTGTGATGGGAGGCAAGGCCTCCTCCGTGACAGACAGTACCCAGGACATCTTCCTGGAATGTGCCTTCTTCGCACCGCTGGCCATTGCCGGCAAGGCCCGCTCCTACGGCTTGCACACGGATTCGTCCCACCGTTTCGAGCGTGGTGTGGATCCGCAGCTGCAGAACGATGCTATCGAGCGTGCCACGGCCCTGATTCTGGAAATCGCTGGTGGTCAGGCGGGCCCGGTCACCGAGGCCGTCGATGAGAACAAGTTGCCAAGACAGGCCGAGATCACCCTGCATGCCGAGCGCATTGAGGGGCTGCTGGGCATGGGGCTGCCGGCCACCCAGGTGGAAGACATCCTCAGTCGTCTGGGTATGGAAGTGTCTACTCAGGCGAGCGGCAAGGAATGGGTCGTGCTGGCGCCGAGCTGGCGCTTTGATATGGAGATCGAGCAGGATCTGATCGAAGAGCTGGCGCGTATCTACGGCTATGAAAAGCTGCCCAGCCGGGTGCCAGCGGGTTCTCCCTCCGGTGAAACCGTGGGAGAGCACGTGGTGGCCCTGCGTCGTCTGTCCGACACCCTGATTGACCGAGGCTACCTGGAAGCGATCACCTACACCTTCGTGGAGCCGGGCCTGCTCAAGCAGGTGGAGCCTCGTTTTGAGCCGCTGCCGCTGCTCAATCCCATCTCCTCGGATCTGGGCGTAATGCGTACCACCCTGCTGGCTGGCCTGTTCAGCACTGCCCGTCACAACCTTAACCGTCAGGCTGACCGACTGCGCCTGTTCGAGACAGGTCTGCGGTTTGTGCCGGGTGAAGCAGGTCTGGAGCAGACGCCCATGATTGCCGGCCTGGTGTTTGGTAGCGCCCAACCCCAGAACTGGGAAGGCAAGCGTCCTGTGGACTTCTTTGATCTGAAAGGGGATGTGGAAGCGCTGCTGACGCTGTCTGATGCCGCTGACTTCACCTTTACCGCCGGTGAGCACCCAGCGCTGCATCCCGGGCAGACGGCTGCTCTCAAGCGGGGTGACGAGGTGGTGGGCTACCTGGGCCGTATTCATCCGCGGCTGGCCTCAGATCTTGATCTGCCTGCCAACCTGTATGCTTTCGAACTTGCCTCAGCCCCGCTTCAGCAGGGTGTGCTGCCAAAATTTGTGGGTGTTTCTGATCAGCCGCGCATGCGTCGCGACCTGGCCTTTGTTGTTGATGACAGCGTCCCCGCCGGCGAACTGGTAGCTGCTGCGCGTTCTGCCTGTGATGAGCGTCTCACAGATGTTCGGATTTTCGATATATATCAAGGTGATAGCATCGGCAAAAATCGCAAAAGCCTCGCTTTGGGCTTGACCTTCCAGGACCGTTCACGCACTCTTAAGGATCAAGAAGTCAACGACCTGGTAGATACTGTTGTTTCTCAGTTAAAACAGCAGTTTAACGCCGCCTTAAGGGATTGA
- a CDS encoding acyl-CoA dehydrogenase family protein, whose translation MNFQLSEEQQMLADSAKRFVRDNHDVEKHRQNKKLMPLDEATWAQFAELGWLAVPFAEEHGGLGMGPLETMVLLQELGEGLIMAPYIATVVLGGGFLRHASEAQQAETIPSLLEGGLQLAFAAEEYERVFTLENTAMKGDVQGGDVVLNGTKACVLNGDHADQLIVLARTAGQPGDKDGLSLFLVDANAEGIERIPHRTVDGRQGAEIRFSNVTVAEAARIGELDQGYDIARAVLLEGLLALSAECAGSLAVLLRDTVEYSKTRKQFGLPIGKFQALQFRMADMFIAMEQTRSLLMAATMKLAEGHDDAAKAVHAMKAQLGRAGRKIGQEAIQIHGGMGMTDELNVGHFVKRLTAVDGLFGNADVHLMEMARSA comes from the coding sequence ATGAATTTTCAGTTGAGTGAAGAACAGCAAATGCTGGCGGACAGCGCCAAGCGTTTTGTCCGTGATAACCACGACGTAGAGAAACACCGCCAGAACAAGAAGCTGATGCCGCTGGACGAAGCCACCTGGGCGCAGTTCGCTGAGCTGGGCTGGTTGGCCGTGCCCTTTGCCGAAGAGCATGGTGGTTTGGGCATGGGCCCACTGGAGACCATGGTATTGCTGCAGGAACTGGGTGAAGGCCTGATCATGGCACCATACATTGCCACCGTGGTACTGGGTGGGGGGTTCCTGCGTCATGCCTCTGAAGCGCAACAGGCAGAAACCATCCCTTCCCTGCTGGAAGGCGGCCTGCAGCTGGCTTTTGCCGCAGAAGAATACGAGCGTGTCTTTACCCTGGAAAACACCGCCATGAAGGGCGACGTGCAGGGTGGTGACGTGGTACTGAATGGAACCAAGGCCTGCGTGCTGAACGGTGACCACGCGGATCAGTTGATCGTGCTGGCCCGTACGGCTGGTCAGCCCGGCGACAAGGACGGCCTGAGCCTGTTCCTGGTGGATGCCAATGCTGAAGGCATTGAGCGCATTCCCCATCGCACCGTAGATGGTCGTCAGGGGGCCGAGATTCGCTTCAGCAATGTGACGGTCGCTGAGGCGGCGCGCATCGGTGAGTTGGACCAGGGTTATGACATCGCCCGCGCTGTGCTGCTGGAGGGTCTGCTGGCCCTGTCTGCCGAGTGCGCGGGCAGCCTGGCAGTGCTGCTCAGGGACACCGTGGAATACAGCAAGACCCGCAAGCAGTTTGGCCTGCCCATCGGCAAGTTCCAGGCGCTGCAGTTCCGCATGGCGGACATGTTCATCGCCATGGAGCAAACCCGGTCGCTGCTGATGGCCGCAACCATGAAGCTGGCGGAAGGCCATGACGATGCTGCCAAGGCAGTGCATGCAATGAAGGCACAGCTGGGGCGTGCCGGGCGCAAAATCGGGCAGGAAGCGATCCAGATTCACGGTGGCATGGGCATGACCGATGAGTTGAATGTGGGCCATTTTGTGAAGCGTCTCACCGCGGTGGATGGCCTGTTCGGTAACGCTGATGTGCACCTGATGGAGATGGCCCGTTCTGCATGA
- the ylqF gene encoding ribosome biogenesis GTPase YlqF — protein MSINWFPGHMNKATREIHDILPKVDLIIEVVDARLPYSSANPVIENFRADKPCLKLLSKSDLADPAVTQQWLDHLQQDPSVRAMAITTQNPEPTRKLADTCRQMVNKKIDRATTITALITGIPNVGKSTLINTLAGRQVAKAGNEPAVTQRQQRIELGEGLVLIDTPGILWPKIENPASGYRLALSGAIKATAMQDDDVALYAAEFLMEAYPELMKERFKLDALPAEGVPFLETIGQLRGCLGRGGHVDFDRTATLLINEYRSGKLGQITLETPAMAEKEHVRVAEIRASKAQEKEERKKARKAAYKAKANKKA, from the coding sequence ATGAGCATCAACTGGTTCCCCGGCCACATGAACAAGGCCACCCGAGAGATCCACGACATCCTCCCGAAGGTGGACCTGATTATTGAGGTGGTGGACGCCCGCCTGCCCTACAGCAGTGCCAACCCGGTGATCGAGAACTTCCGAGCCGACAAGCCCTGCCTGAAACTGCTAAGCAAATCCGATCTTGCCGATCCGGCGGTGACCCAGCAATGGCTGGATCATCTGCAACAGGACCCCAGCGTCCGCGCCATGGCCATCACTACCCAGAACCCCGAGCCGACCCGCAAACTGGCCGATACCTGCCGGCAGATGGTCAACAAGAAGATTGATCGCGCCACTACCATCACGGCCCTGATCACGGGCATTCCGAATGTGGGCAAGTCCACCCTGATTAATACCCTGGCCGGTCGCCAAGTGGCCAAGGCAGGGAATGAGCCTGCGGTGACACAGCGCCAACAGCGCATCGAACTTGGTGAAGGGCTGGTGCTGATCGACACCCCCGGCATCCTCTGGCCCAAGATCGAAAACCCGGCCAGCGGCTATCGCCTGGCCCTTTCCGGGGCCATCAAGGCCACCGCCATGCAGGATGACGACGTGGCCCTTTATGCCGCGGAGTTTCTGATGGAGGCCTACCCGGAACTGATGAAGGAGCGCTTCAAGCTTGATGCGCTACCCGCTGAAGGCGTGCCGTTTCTGGAAACCATCGGCCAGCTGCGCGGCTGTCTCGGCCGTGGCGGGCATGTGGATTTCGACCGCACGGCCACCCTGCTGATTAACGAGTATCGCAGTGGCAAGCTGGGCCAGATCACTCTGGAAACCCCGGCCATGGCGGAAAAGGAACACGTGAGGGTCGCTGAAATCCGAGCCAGCAAGGCGCAGGAAAAAGAAGAAAGGAAGAAGGCAAGAAAGGCCGCCTATAAGGCAAAGGCAAATAAAAAGGCCTGA
- a CDS encoding class I adenylate-forming enzyme family protein, whose protein sequence is MNSVNRPWLSTYESLGKDWHTLPELPEKTLSDYVRDYATQFPDREALVFLGQALTYKQLDALADRMAALFASQGAREGDVLGMQLPNTPQYVIGFIAAARLGMVTTSISPLMTPPEITHQANDARIKILMTLMPFWQTSVQPVLGKVPSLGTVIVSGPMDILTGEGDALDTTVEGVTGISLHDHLPEAAEPVNTRVDMGKVLYLQYTGGTTGLPKGARLTSRNLFMNNLQANVFYGYRTGEETVASAFPLFHIGGAAVLFNALRTASTFLLIPDPRDIDHFVSEMNSRTPTVLAAVPALYQMLCANDTFKSLDFSGLRMAISGAAPFGKEEVKKLESIVGAGKFCEVYGMTETSPVITLNPASHFKEAHVGIPLPGTDVRIVDAEDGETLMPLGEPGEIIAAGPQVMQGYLEMPEATQKSLREVDGKIWMYTGDVGVMDEDGFIRVCDRSKDMLIVGGYKVFSVEVESKVQSLPWVAMCAVVGRPDTQRPGNDVVQLYVQLMPGSDRSESDLKVELESFCRENMSPYKVPREVFFIDAIPLTSVGKMDKKALRQSA, encoded by the coding sequence ATGAACTCGGTTAATCGTCCCTGGCTTTCGACCTACGAATCGCTGGGAAAGGACTGGCACACTCTGCCGGAGTTGCCTGAGAAGACCCTGTCTGACTACGTGCGCGATTACGCGACACAATTCCCGGACCGTGAAGCACTGGTTTTCCTGGGGCAGGCTCTCACGTACAAACAACTGGATGCCCTGGCGGACCGCATGGCTGCGCTGTTCGCCAGCCAGGGAGCGAGAGAAGGCGATGTGCTTGGCATGCAGTTGCCCAACACACCGCAATACGTGATTGGTTTCATTGCGGCGGCCCGTCTGGGTATGGTGACCACCAGCATTTCCCCACTGATGACCCCGCCGGAAATCACTCATCAGGCCAACGACGCCAGGATCAAGATCCTGATGACCCTGATGCCGTTTTGGCAGACCTCTGTCCAGCCGGTACTGGGCAAGGTCCCCTCCCTGGGTACGGTGATCGTTTCCGGTCCGATGGATATCCTGACTGGCGAGGGCGACGCGCTGGATACAACCGTTGAGGGCGTGACGGGCATTTCTCTGCATGACCACCTGCCGGAAGCTGCAGAGCCAGTTAATACCCGCGTCGACATGGGTAAGGTGCTATACCTGCAGTACACCGGTGGTACGACGGGCCTGCCGAAGGGCGCCAGGCTGACGTCACGCAACCTGTTCATGAACAACCTGCAAGCCAATGTCTTTTATGGCTACCGTACGGGTGAAGAAACAGTCGCCTCAGCCTTCCCCTTGTTTCACATCGGTGGCGCGGCGGTGCTGTTCAATGCCCTGCGTACCGCATCCACTTTTCTGCTGATTCCGGATCCCCGTGATATCGATCACTTCGTCAGTGAAATGAATAGTCGTACGCCTACAGTGCTGGCAGCAGTGCCGGCCTTGTACCAGATGCTGTGTGCCAACGACACGTTCAAAAGCCTGGATTTCTCCGGTTTGCGTATGGCCATTTCCGGGGCGGCGCCGTTCGGCAAGGAAGAGGTTAAGAAACTGGAAAGCATAGTGGGCGCAGGCAAGTTCTGTGAAGTCTATGGCATGACTGAAACCAGCCCGGTCATCACCCTCAACCCTGCCTCGCATTTCAAGGAAGCCCATGTGGGTATTCCTCTGCCGGGTACCGATGTCCGCATCGTCGATGCTGAAGACGGTGAAACCCTGATGCCGCTGGGCGAGCCTGGAGAGATTATTGCTGCGGGTCCCCAGGTCATGCAGGGGTATCTGGAGATGCCAGAGGCCACTCAGAAATCCCTGCGTGAAGTGGATGGCAAGATCTGGATGTACACCGGTGATGTGGGCGTCATGGATGAAGATGGCTTTATTCGTGTTTGTGATCGCAGCAAGGACATGCTGATCGTGGGGGGGTACAAGGTGTTCTCTGTTGAAGTGGAGAGCAAGGTCCAGAGCCTCCCCTGGGTAGCCATGTGTGCGGTTGTGGGACGCCCGGACACCCAGCGTCCCGGTAATGATGTGGTACAGCTTTATGTGCAGCTGATGCCGGGTAGTGATCGCAGCGAATCGGATCTGAAAGTCGAGCTGGAAAGTTTCTGTCGGGAAAACATGTCGCCTTACAAGGTGCCGAGGGAAGTGTTTTTTATCGACGCAATCCCGTTGACCTCGGTTGGCAAGATGGACAAGAAGGCATTACGACAGTCGGCATAA
- a CDS encoding acyl-CoA dehydrogenase family protein: protein MDLRVPEQEKAFREEVRTFLEESLTPEIREAGKMVTSVFAPVKEAMAWQKILNQKGWAAPHWPKEYGGTGWSVTQRAIFAEELVRAETPPLVPMGLHMCGPCLIGCGTEEQQNEYLPKILNGEHFWCQGYSEPGSGSDLASLKTFAEKDGDDYIINGTKIWTTYAHYANKMFALVRTNKDGKPQQGITFLLLDMDLPGITIEPIVGLDEVTEQCQVFFDNVRVPQANRVGAENDGWTVAKYLLTFERGGQEYAPGLNVQLEKIRLMAEKQQTVQGPMSQDPLWQHKFASVSADVLALEFTEMRIKSALSAGKDPGALSSMTKILGTELLQKVTELRIDTLGAQAAIWQPQALVPGAEQPVIGPEYALTAMPHYLNSRACSIYGGSNEVQRGIIAKAVLGL, encoded by the coding sequence ATGGATCTGCGTGTGCCGGAGCAGGAGAAAGCATTTCGGGAAGAGGTGCGGACCTTTCTTGAGGAAAGCCTGACTCCCGAGATTCGGGAAGCGGGCAAGATGGTGACCTCGGTGTTTGCGCCGGTGAAGGAAGCCATGGCCTGGCAGAAAATCCTCAATCAAAAGGGTTGGGCCGCTCCTCACTGGCCGAAAGAATACGGCGGCACCGGCTGGAGCGTGACCCAGCGCGCTATCTTTGCTGAAGAGCTGGTGCGCGCAGAGACGCCGCCGCTGGTGCCCATGGGCCTGCACATGTGTGGCCCTTGCCTGATCGGCTGTGGCACCGAAGAACAGCAGAACGAATACCTGCCCAAGATTCTTAACGGCGAACACTTCTGGTGTCAGGGTTATTCGGAACCCGGCTCCGGTTCTGATCTCGCCTCCTTGAAGACCTTTGCCGAGAAAGACGGTGATGACTACATCATCAACGGCACCAAGATCTGGACCACCTACGCCCATTACGCCAACAAGATGTTTGCACTGGTGCGGACCAACAAGGATGGCAAGCCACAGCAGGGCATTACTTTCCTGCTGCTGGATATGGATCTGCCGGGTATCACCATCGAGCCGATTGTGGGGTTGGATGAAGTCACTGAACAGTGCCAGGTGTTCTTCGATAACGTACGCGTTCCCCAGGCGAACCGTGTGGGTGCGGAGAACGATGGCTGGACCGTGGCCAAGTATCTGCTCACCTTCGAGCGTGGCGGCCAGGAATACGCGCCGGGCCTGAACGTGCAGTTGGAAAAGATCCGTCTGATGGCGGAAAAGCAGCAGACGGTACAGGGGCCGATGAGCCAGGATCCGCTGTGGCAACACAAGTTCGCCTCAGTCTCCGCTGATGTTCTGGCACTGGAATTCACCGAGATGCGCATAAAGTCTGCGCTGTCAGCGGGCAAGGATCCGGGTGCGCTGTCTTCCATGACCAAGATTCTGGGCACCGAGCTGCTGCAGAAAGTCACCGAGCTGCGTATCGACACCCTCGGCGCCCAGGCCGCTATCTGGCAGCCGCAGGCGCTGGTGCCCGGCGCCGAACAGCCGGTGATTGGCCCCGAGTATGCACTTACCGCCATGCCCCATTACCTGAACTCACGAGCCTGCTCCATCTACGGCGGCTCAAACGAAGTCCAGCGCGGCATTATTGCCAAAGCCGTGCTGGGTTTGTAA
- a CDS encoding MerR family transcriptional regulator has product MLEPSHNDELPAIPGKRYFTIGEVSDLCDVKPHVLRYWEQEFPQLKPVKRRGNRRYYQRQDVLMIRQIRSLLYDQGFTIGGARQQLTGGANAESATQYHQLIKQMIVELEDVLDVLKAS; this is encoded by the coding sequence ATGCTGGAACCAAGTCATAACGACGAACTCCCGGCGATCCCGGGTAAGCGTTATTTCACCATTGGCGAAGTCAGCGATCTGTGCGATGTAAAGCCGCATGTGCTGCGTTATTGGGAGCAGGAATTCCCCCAATTGAAGCCGGTGAAGCGCCGCGGAAACCGTCGTTATTATCAGCGCCAGGACGTGCTGATGATCCGCCAGATCCGCAGCCTGCTGTACGATCAGGGCTTCACCATTGGTGGCGCCCGTCAACAGCTTACAGGTGGCGCCAATGCTGAATCGGCCACCCAGTATCATCAGCTGATCAAGCAGATGATTGTGGAGCTGGAAGACGTTCTGGACGTGCTCAAGGCCTCCTGA
- a CDS encoding oxygenase MpaB family protein — protein sequence MAKAAEQSSRPVLTPLGPDSYTWHDFGSWRFNLMLPQAFVLQVSHPIIDAGVGEHSVYKTDPWGRARRSTQLLWPIVYARPQKAIDMGVKLYDLHRSIKGVDKQGNTYFALNPEAYSWVHITGYDATIRMHELMGRSPTAEQRAAMFKEWRQLGMLMGIRDQDLPANESEYWEYFHGMIKDKLEMTDVAKDLLAPSHYLEIPKPPVDWLPEFAWKMIRAVMGRFMRFILKATLPDQYREKFAIPWTRNDQRLFKAWCRFYRVMHALTPKTLRLIPLARKAFKDARQHPEAYNLNKTLKGAHYELG from the coding sequence ATGGCAAAGGCCGCCGAGCAATCCAGTCGTCCCGTTCTGACTCCCCTTGGCCCGGACTCCTACACCTGGCATGACTTTGGTTCCTGGCGGTTCAATCTCATGCTGCCTCAGGCCTTCGTGCTGCAGGTATCCCATCCCATCATTGATGCCGGTGTAGGCGAGCACTCGGTCTACAAAACCGATCCTTGGGGGCGCGCCAGGCGCTCCACCCAATTGCTCTGGCCGATTGTCTATGCGCGCCCACAAAAGGCCATTGATATGGGCGTCAAACTGTACGACCTGCACCGCTCGATCAAGGGCGTGGACAAGCAAGGCAACACGTATTTTGCGCTTAACCCTGAAGCCTATAGCTGGGTACATATCACAGGGTATGACGCCACCATCCGCATGCACGAGCTGATGGGCCGCTCGCCCACGGCCGAGCAGCGCGCCGCCATGTTCAAGGAATGGCGTCAGCTTGGCATGCTGATGGGGATCCGCGACCAGGACTTGCCCGCCAACGAAAGCGAATACTGGGAATATTTTCACGGCATGATCAAAGATAAGCTCGAGATGACAGATGTGGCTAAAGACCTTCTCGCACCCAGCCACTATCTTGAGATACCGAAGCCCCCGGTTGATTGGCTGCCGGAGTTTGCCTGGAAGATGATCCGGGCGGTGATGGGGCGTTTTATGCGCTTTATTCTGAAGGCCACGTTGCCAGATCAGTATCGTGAGAAGTTTGCTATTCCGTGGACCCGTAATGATCAGCGCTTGTTCAAGGCATGGTGCCGTTTTTATCGGGTTATGCATGCCCTGACACCCAAAACGCTTCGACTGATTCCGCTGGCCCGAAAAGCATTCAAGGACGCTCGCCAACACCCTGAAGCCTATAACCTCAATAAAACGCTGAAAGGTGCGCACTATGAACTCGGTTAA
- a CDS encoding TetR/AcrR family transcriptional regulator → MSQAATVTQSFFQNLKVPEGDKTYQKLLDSGLELFTEFGLRRTTMEDVATKAGVGRATAYRRFSDKDQLIQVVILRECQRELSKIEDDLRSIEGGLERVLESFVLAVTRAYGHPLLRRLMTSEPETILPMLTQRLWQMMSFFRIYLASLLDRVKKEGDIRDQSSEMLAELMLRLVQSMVLSPDGVMNPADEASVRKVAELYLRPLLSR, encoded by the coding sequence ATGTCACAGGCAGCCACTGTCACCCAGAGCTTTTTCCAGAATCTGAAGGTGCCGGAGGGGGACAAAACCTACCAGAAATTGCTGGATTCCGGTTTGGAGCTGTTTACGGAATTTGGCCTGCGCCGCACCACCATGGAAGACGTGGCTACCAAAGCGGGAGTGGGGCGGGCAACGGCGTATCGACGATTCTCTGACAAGGATCAGCTTATTCAGGTAGTGATTCTGAGAGAGTGCCAGCGTGAATTATCCAAGATTGAAGACGACTTGCGCAGCATCGAGGGAGGGCTGGAAAGAGTGCTTGAATCGTTTGTGCTGGCGGTGACGCGAGCCTACGGACACCCTCTTTTACGGCGCCTGATGACATCTGAACCTGAAACTATTTTGCCCATGCTGACCCAACGCTTGTGGCAGATGATGAGCTTCTTCCGTATCTACCTGGCCAGCCTGCTGGACAGGGTAAAGAAGGAGGGAGACATCCGTGACCAGTCCAGTGAAATGTTGGCCGAGCTGATGCTGCGCCTTGTGCAATCCATGGTGCTGTCCCCGGATGGCGTTATGAATCCTGCGGATGAAGCCAGCGTTCGCAAGGTGGCGGAGCTTTACCTGCGTCCCTTGCTCTCCAGGTAA